In Takifugu flavidus isolate HTHZ2018 chromosome 1, ASM371156v2, whole genome shotgun sequence, the DNA window TGAGAACAGCAGCTATACTCTGATCTCTGTTCCAAACTGAAAAATTTGTCCCAACCGAAGCAcattaacaaatgaaaagaTGGCCTCACATGGCCTCTGACTTTTATTTTGGTGCCATCCAGCGAATATTCACTTTCTATCTAACCTCTTTCTACCTGGTTACGTTAGCGCTGGCAGTGAAAACTGTCAGAACCCTATATTCCAGGGTTTACAGGTTAGGACTACAAACAGGACCCTGACTCTTTTACTGCCAAATATGGCAAAACAAATGTATTCCTACACAAGATTCTCTTCTCAATATGTatgttttcctcaattaaatGTGGCAAATTTAATGAAGGATAGACAGCAtgtgcaaacacattttttaaaaatattcctttcctttttcatcAAGAAGAAATCAAGTTCCTCCTTAAACAATAGCAAGGAAATCTGTTAAGACAGGGTAGAGCATTTGTCATCCTTGAACATGTGAAGATGGAAGAAACACAGGTGAGCTGTTGGTGAATGTCTGTGTCATGACAACACACCACTGCAATGtattcatgtttttctttcagattGCCCTTACTGTAATTACACAAAGATTTGTTCAGGATGTGGTCTCATGAGGCCCGTGTCCACTGTCCCGTACGTACTGACTCATCATTAGGTGGATGGAACCAGACCAGCCCCTGAGACCTGTTGTTTTCCTCAGATGTCCTTCAGGGAAGTACCAATAATGATGTCCACTCTGGCAACGGTTACAGTAAACCTACGTGAGTTTGTCAGGGGGACTCCTAATTACTTCTCTTGTGTTTAATAATTAGGACTGTAACTTGTTGTCCATTAAACCTTCTGAGACCAAAGAGATAAACTCACATCAAAACACATTATGACCTTCTGAACTAAAATTACACCACAACATTAGAGCAAGTCAGTCAATCCCCAAAgaattttgcatgttttttaCATGCAGAGTTGATCTGATGAAGGATATATTTCAATGATTTATTTTGCTTCTTTGTTttaatcagtcatttttttcttttatcagccaCAGGTAAAACATAAGACGTTGTGGACAAAATGAGATTTTGGCACCAAAAGCAAAagactatgtgtgtgtggtcaatGTCATTCAAGTACATAGGGCCTGAAGCAAAGAACAGGTGTGCATGTGAGCTGTCATTGTGAGTAAGCTGGCCTCAACAGGCACTCTAAGCATCTTTGCATTTGGTACCTGCTCTGGAATACTCCCAGCACTTTGCATGCTACTAGTGCACTTTGTAATTGTCTTGGTCCAATGCTAGGACTCAAACTCCCAGCTCAGTCCCCTGCAAACTGAGTTACTACTGCCTCAGTGCAGTGAAGACCATTCAAAGCTCTATACAGAGTAGATTTATTTATGTGTTGTGCTAGGCAGGGAATTCAGGTGGAAACTCTTGAATTCAATGTAATAAAATACAGATAaatgaaatgcaggaaattCTGTCTGGCACTGAGGTTGAGCATAAGGTTTTAACTCAAGTGTGGTAGTTTCTCTGCAGAACATGAGATAATCTTAAACACTACCCTGTTTTACCTCCTGCTGGTATGTTGTGGTGCCCAAAAGCAGTAAGACCATCACTTTGGACAGACTTGGTTTTAATTCATTAAAGGCTGATTTCAATATCAATAGATAGATTCACTTAATGCACCAAATGCCCACCTTTGCTTGCTTACTGATGTGTTTTGCCTTTGACTTGaatgacttttttattttttagcatTTATGGTAGTGTGTAGTGTATTGCATTTTTCATGATGACACACAGTGGTAAGTGTTGAGTATATTTGCTTTATTCCTTTGTGATTACTTACACTGTATATTTATTGACAGACCTGATAGTTTTAATATAATGTTTCACCTTGTCAAGGCAATTTGCACTCTGTTGTATTTGAGTGTGTTAATTTTCCCTTTGGAAATTTTCCCAGTCCTCTGCTGTCCTGTAAAGCTTTTGGTAATTTTAGATTTTCCTAAAGAATTTGAAGTCAATTGTTCTACAGTTTTTCATTTACTTTCTTATTTAGCATCAGTTTGGGGGGCAGTAACACAGCCCCAGAAACTTGTACTCCTTACCTACCTGTTTTAAGACATCTGTAACAttcaggaggtcaaaggtcactttcTACTTTCATCTACTTTATTCACATTCTGGGCTTTCTTTACACCAGTTAAGCCTTCTGCATTCTACAGTTTCTTTCAGTTATCTTTGGTCTGTGTATGTTTGGCATCATTGTATCTGATATTTGAAATCCTCTGCACATTTAGTGATTCACGTGTTTCAAGTGTGTTACTGACAGATCAAGAGTTCTTCAGATTTCTACCTTTAATTAAACCCCAAACTATCTGCATATAGGCCCACATATAAATCTGAATTGTAGTGCTCACTGATGGGCACTGCAGCTTCCAGAAATAGATGTGGCTGTTTATCACATATCATCTTTCTTACTCTTTAGGACCACTGACCACTTGAATGTCCCATTGACAAAAACATACTAACTGTTATTTTCTAGGTGGATAGGTTGTGGATATACAAATTATCACCTTCTTTGCAATTCTTTTCATTGTGCATGGGTTAATATTCAACCACAGTAAAAACACATCCATGTCTATATTCAAAAAACAGCTAAGATATTGGATTTTCTGCCAATAACCTCTACAGTTTAACTCTGATACTGTAACTTGAGGATGCATTCCTGCTATATAACCCCATCACCGACATATATAACCTCTCATTGTGTTTCTAATATTAGTAAGCTTCAATCCATAAATAATAGGGTTTAACACCGGCGTTATTATGAGGAACTGTATTGCCATAAAATTCCTTAAATGCTGGGGCAGTGACACAGATCCATACCTGGAATACATTAGATCAAAAAGCAAAGATGCTGTCACATTGAATAGACAACATAGATGTGGTAAACAGGTTTGCATAAACTTTTTCCTGCCCTCTGTGGATTTTAATGTTGCCTTTACAAGCTGTACGTAGGAGGACGCAATGAGAAGAGCGTGACAGAAGTAAAAAAGGATGAGGACCATTCCAACAATGTCATTTGCTGTCGTGGCACCACAAGCAAGTTTAACAACAGCCCAGTTCTCACAGTAGAGCTTATCTATGTGGGAGCCGCATAGCTCCAAAGAAGATGACAGACTTATGACAAGTGTCTCACAACATAGAGGCACGAGCCAGGACAATCCCAGTAACAGCACAATATTTTGCTTTGACATCACACAGTGATACTCCAGCGGCCGACATATAGCCACGTATCTGTCATAAGCCATAACAACGAGAATAGAGTAGTCTATTTTAGCATTGGAGTATATAACATAGATTTGCACAAAACACCCCACACGTGATATTAGATGATCATCAGACAAAAGGTCAGAGAGGAATTTGGGATAAAATCCAGTTGCTCCATAAAGCCCATTAAAGCACAAAGAGCCCAAAAAAATGTACATTGGTTCATGTAGCTTTTTTTCTATTATAATGGTTAAAATCAAACATATGTTTACCACTATAATCAGAAAATAACAGAGAAAAGTGAGAGCAAAAAGAGTATTTCTGTATTTGACTGTTGCATTAAACCCCGAGAGTGAAAATACAACTATGCTGGATCTATTGGGCATCCTGAAGTCTTCGCTCTTCTACGTGATCATGCAAATCTGCAGTTCTCCTGGAGAGTGGGGAGGATTAGCCTGGCCCTTATATGCCATACTAAAGAAAGAATGCTATTGGCTCAAAGCTCAGGACAAAAAAAACGCCACTTGCCAAGACTGAGAAGTAATGTCTATCTTTGTTACTGTTTAACATGAGGCTACTAATTTAACTGTATGACTTTGTAATCTGGTTGATAATGTTTTTAACCCTAAGTTCAGTGTAACAATTGCAGTGGTAACAGCTAGATTTAAGCAGGATTTAATGTTATATTCTACAAATACATATGTTTTTATACTtatataatttacatatataaTACCTTTAtataatttaatgttttaagcAGACACATGGTTGAAAGTGAAGCACTTTCTTCGGGGCTTCTAATTGTATCTTGACCTTGAGTGGAACTGTCAGTACCCACACATCAACAGAGATTTGTGGACTGGGCTATTTATAGTTTTACCatcttttttaatgaatgttctgatgcttttaaaaatgtatccaatttttatcaatcTTTTACTTCACTAATTTCCTGTTTACTCCTTTTAGTTTGATGGTCTGTAGCATTGTCTGACAAGACCACTGTTCCTCTGAGAACACAGAAATGTTGGTCTTTTAACAGCTGGAAATGAGAAACATGACAGACGTTATTTCCCACTATTTTCAAAAGAGGGGAGTcttagtgtgtgtttatgcatggGTGGAATAATACTTTACACGTGAATAGTTTGGCTGAAAATGAAGTGCCAAAAAGCTGATCATCTGACTCAGGTTAGGTAAGGAGATGAATGCATAATACACATTTAACAAGTAACAGTCAGCTTTAAAGGTCATGTGGGAGATTTTTAATAAACCATTGTCAGAAATTGGTTGACATTAACATGCCATTCTCTGACATGTTCTGCATTATCACAACTAGATGGCTGAAAATCTCACAATATGAAACATGTTCTTTGTATGTAGCCACTTAAAGACAAGCAAAAGATGTTTAAGGACCTTTAAACCTTTCAGTACACAACCAACTGGAAAGAAACCATTTATAACAGTGAACACTGTGATGATTTAGAGCAAGGAAATCGGTTCTTGACTGCTCATCGTAATGCAGAGACATTttctgataaataaataaaacattagcCTTtacctttaaacacatttaaaagcctGTTGCGAACTTGCGTCAGTTTGAGTCCATATATAAGAGGGTTCAGAATTGGTGGAAACAAGAGAAACTGCAGAGCCATGAAATTCTTTACACCTGCTGACATAGAGGGTGATCCGTACCTGGCATACATGAGGTCAAACAGCAGAGCAACTGTTACGTTAAGCAGGCAGAACAAATGTGGCACACATGTCTGCGTAAACTTTTTCCTCCCGTCTCTTGATTTCACAGCAGATTTTAACAACGGCACGTACGAGCACATAATGAAAACATCATGgcagaaatagaataaaatgacaatgtaTCCTACAATATTGTTTGCCGTTATTGAATTGCAAGAAAGCTTAACAATTGACCAGTTTGCGCAATAGAGTTTGTCGATGTGGGAGTCACATAATTGCAGTAGAGAGGTCATTATCGTCACAATGGTCTGACAAAACCAAGGCACCAGTCTTGagaaacacaccaacaaaaCAACCTTATGTTTAGTCATTACAGAGTGATACTCCAGCGGGCGACATATAGCCAAATATCTGTCATAAGCCATGAGGGCCAGAATTGAGAAATCAGTTGAAGCATATGAGTATATAACAAAAACTTGTAAAATGCAACCAGCATAAGATATGGTACGGTTGTTAGTCACTAAATCATATAAGAACTTGGGGTAAAAAGCTGCTGTCCCATAGAGACTATTAATGCACAAATTACACAGAAATATGTACATGGGTTCATGAAGTTTTTCCTCCAGTATAATGACCAAGATAAGAGCTCCATTTACAATCCAAATCAAACTGTAACACAAAAAGATGAAGGTGAAAATAAGGCCTCTGTTTGTCGTTAGGTCGTTTAATCCCGATAAGTAAAATATATTAGTTTTGTTGGTCATTTTGTGCGTCTCGGTCAAAAACATTAATGTCGTTTAAACGCCTTGTCCTTACCTGCTCTGGACAGGTagcaaaactgcttttattgtttgttcaGCACTGCTAAACTCCAATCAGAATGTATTAGAGCTCCAGAGATCAATTCCCTGtcgaaatgtaaagaaacagaCAACAACATTGTTTCTGTTGTGTCTTAATATCAGTATAAAAGAAGTAAAACTTTTTAACTCCCACTGTGATAGTAATATAGATCAATACACAACACAGACATGATGTCACTGTACTTTTTTCTTGATGCTATTTCCCTTGTGGGGTCGAAGGGAGCATGCTGAAGCCTATCCTAGCAGCAAATGAGCAAAGGCAGGGTGGACAAGTCGTCAGCTCATCGCTAGACCCTATCTGAGCATTTGGGGATTTGGTCATTTGCTCATTCAGAATCAGAATTCCTTTATTGTCGTTGTCGGGGTCCAACAAAATTTGAAAGTGAAATCATTAAAGTACATGACTATAATTATAAAATACAATCAAAATCGCAGTTTTCTAAAAGGTTAAAAACTAAAATAGGACAACAGCACAGGCCAAACATTCTGCATTCACAGCCAGTTTTTACATGAATTCTCATGTTAGTTGCATAATGAGAATATCTTCAAGTCTGCTCAGAGTAGAGTATAATTATGTTTCTGGCACAGAAACTCCTTTattgcctgtttgtttttgctttgagtGACCTAAAACTTTTGCCCCAAGGCAGCAGTTCAAAGAGCAAGTGTTCTTTTTAGGATGGGTCCTTGCAGATACAGTGTGGCTTTCTGAGACTGCGagaagtaccgtattttcacgactataaggcgcacctaaaacactgagattttctcaaaacggtgcgccttataatatggagcgccttgtgtgtggactgagttccaaaatctgctgtgcgtctttggtgggtgcactacggtaagcgctccgccaatcgattagcggcacacctccgcgtaaggatcccctaaaatggcgccggtcaagcgagacgcgtatgaatgaggcttactttaaactgcaggccatcgaatatgcggctgaaaaatggcaatcgagcaatcttagtgttttcgctttatgaggaggcggcatctctccatacgcgcgaggacaacagatccctctgacttttaacatccctttgacccacaaagtggagaaaaagggaccagcacggtggcgatacgcacaacggggcacgagaagtcatcgttcaccgtggttctcggctgccacggaaacggacaatgcgctggatgacggaaggcgaacactccttcacaaagactatgaggcagcggcgggcaagttatgccaccatttgcgggtggattgtagacgcatgggctatgataccgtcttcatgtattgtaagagctttcacaaaatcaatgctgaaccggaaccggtcggggagtccgattcagatgataagaagaggaattcgggatgttggacattgaaatagtgcagctgtttaattcagatacagaagatgaaaactttgatggttttgtggcagaagaatgaatattttgttcaataaatgtgtcgaaactcactgttttacttccgttgtcattttttagtGTATGTTTCAgtatgcgcctaataatacggtgcgccttatgtatgttttaaatacagaaatagcacccataactgagactgcgccttttaatacagtgcgccttatggtcgtgaaaatacggtatgcaATGTGATGGGATGACTGATCACAAAATTTTACAGAGACATTGAAAACAAACCTAAAACCTTGTTTCAATTAATTTCATTTAACTGATCGTAACCAAACTTCAAGGACCAACAACCTGTAGTGTTGGAATTTCTTTTGTATAAATggcttgtttattttttgttttttttacaaccaTTGTCCATGTTGTATCAGTGATGCATTGTGTAAATTTTAGCTTTCTATTTGTGAGCATAAGCCACCCGAGAATTTATAGATTAGCAGTGTTGAGCTGACGAAAGAGCCTGTGGTACAGATAAGTCAAAGTACAATGAAAATCCTCTAAAAACTAGACTGCTCATGCAACAGTTAGAAGTGATAATTAACTATATGGGAAGGTTTAAGTAATAAAACTGAGTAtcaaagtttttgttttttcttcatttcattttatgaaCAAGCCAGAAGACAGGACTAAATTTGCAGCCTTTACATTTTAGTTGCACTCacaatttgatttaaaaagtggGGAAAATGTTTGCTGACATTGAAATTACATTAAATTGGGCATGAATTATATTTTTTGCAACAGTGACAGACAACAATCTGTGATAAATTGTAAAACCTCAAAGAAACCTTGGTGGTGAAGCAAACCGCCCCAGTATGGTCTGGCTTGGCATGTAAAAGTTTGAACAAGAACTTATGAATAAAACCAATTCAGGCAGATCATGTTTTCAGACCTACGTTTGTTTTGTCGCAGACCACTTGATAACATTCTTTAAAACTCTCAACTCTTCCTGCACAGAAATCTTTCAATTCTGTTTCTAACTTTGGTCAGTTTTAAACCATAGATTAAAGGATTGATtagaggaggaaagagcagaaactgtATTGCAATAAAATTTTGGGCACTCTCAGACATTTTTTCTGACCGAAGTCTGACATGCAACACATCAAAAAGTAAGCACATGGCCACGATTATGAAAGACATTAAATGTGGCAAACATGTTTGCAGAAATTTCATCCTTTCTTCTTTACCTGTTAGGCATGTTCTCATGATATAGAAATAAGAGTAAGTAACAAggagaaaatggcaaaaataaaacgtaataataaaaactgaaaaaaaagcAGTTGTTATTGATATAGTACATTCTAATCTACGTATGACATAGTTAATACAATACATTCTTACTAAATGTGAGCCACATAACGTGAGagttgatgttgatgttgtgGTTATGAATATCTGGCCCAAAGGGAGAAtccaagcagcaaacacaagagCAGAAACTCTCTGAGGATTCATCACAGAGTGATACACCAGAGGTCGACATATAGCCACATATCTATCATAGGCCATCAGCactaaaagagaaaaatcagcaCAAGCAGAGGAGTTGACTGCAAAACTCTGCACGAGACATCCTGCATAAGAGATGACGTGAGAGGTCGACAGAATATCTATCAGAAATTTGGGGTAAAATGCTGCTGTCCCATAAAGTGAGTTGATGCAGAGGTTGCAGAGAAAGATATACATGGGTTCATGAAGACTTTTATCCACGATAATTGCCACAATGAGGGTCACATTTACCTGAACAATCACACAGTAGCAAACAAAAGTGATagcaaataaagtaaatctgtAATTTACAATGCTATTGAATCCAGACAGAGTAAATATCATTACTTCTGAAGCGTTATCCATCACAACATGTAAGTTAATCATGTTACCATCCTCACAACTGAATTATGTAGATAAGTgctctcagctctctctctgtaATCAGCCTCGTGTCAGAAAAGctgttctctctctgctgttgaATCCACATTTCTTTATATAGTTTCTTGATATCAGTGATGAACTTTCATTAAAATAGATTCTGTTCAGCATTTGGTCAGTCCCTCTCTCGGTTTGACTCCTCCTTCCTTCGCTCCATCCCTCAGTCCTGCCTTCAATCACCTGCTTCAGAATTGCCAGATGACATGTTTTCAGTTGTTGAGCTTTTCATAAAATTCACTTACTGGTTGAAGGCAAAAGGTTGTACCGCCTTTGTCTTTAGGTTTTTCTTAATTCTTTATTGCATACTTTCAACaatatgtttttaaaagttCTTCATAGATTTTGACCTATATTAGCACGTCAGCATGATAGAGTCACCAATTTGTTAGGGGTTAGTCTAACcaggacccaaatgcagacagACCCAACATTTACCACAACAATGACAACAGGGCCTAAATAGCCAGTTGATTAACAATTGGCCACAGGTGTGACTgtcaccagcagcacctgcagtcAAGTGGCTCCACCACGGCCCCTGGAGAAAGAACTGTCAGGGCCATTGGAGTACATTGTCattgtcatgttccagaaaTCATTTGGAGTTGAGATTAGATTTGGACATTGTGCATTGACCTGCTAAAAGTAGCAATCAGAAGATGGACACACTGGTCATAAAGGGATTAGTGTGGTCCGTAGCAATACTTGAAAAACTCATGGTTTTATTTGATGCTCAATTGGTACTAAGGTGCCCAAAGCATGCTAAGAAAATGACCCCAACATCATTACATGCTTTCCTGTTGGTGAAGCCAAATTCTGATCCTACAATGTGAATGTCACAGCTGAAACCAAGACTTGTCAGACCAGCTAACGTTTTTCTGAACTTCTGTTGTCTAACAGGAGTGGCATCTGGTGTCGTCTTTGGCTGTAGCCAAGGTTGGAGGTGCTGTACAATCAGAGATGGTATTCTGTATTTCTTGTGTGACGGCCCACTAGGTAGCCTCACGTCTGGGTCAATATttggaaatggtgtttttggCTGCGCTTGGTCTTGTGTTGTGTatggcctgcagatggagctgtctggagCTGTTGGGTggccaccactccaggtgtggctcattaacctgatgaGCCAGGCGATGGCTTAAAACCACTGTTCTGATCTGGTGTGAAGGAGGGAGACGGAGGTCGGGCTGATCAGAGCGAGGGTCAGCTGCGGCCGTGTGCAATTGGAAAACCTGCCGAACGCGTCAACTTGAGAGTGCCAGTCTCATTGCTAAAGCCTCGTTGGCTTCCCCCCTTT includes these proteins:
- the LOC130535427 gene encoding olfactory receptor 4E1-like; translated protein: MPNRSSIVVFSLSGFNATVKYRNTLFALTFLCYFLIIVVNICLILTIIIEKKLHEPMYIFLGSLCFNGLYGATGFYPKFLSDLLSDDHLISRVGCFVQIYVIYSNAKIDYSILVVMAYDRYVAICRPLEYHCVMSKQNIVLLLGLSWLVPLCCETLVISLSSSLELCGSHIDKLYCENWAVVKLACGATTANDIVGMVLILFYFCHALLIASSYVQLVKATLKSTEGRKKFMQTCLPHLCCLFNVTASLLFDLMYSRYGSVSLPQHLRNFMAIQFLIITPVLNPIIYGLKLTNIRNTMRGYICR
- the LOC130535419 gene encoding olfactory receptor 11H6-like is translated as MFLTETHKMTNKTNIFYLSGLNDLTTNRGLIFTFIFLCYSLIWIVNGALILVIILEEKLHEPMYIFLCNLCINSLYGTAAFYPKFLYDLVTNNRTISYAGCILQVFVIYSYASTDFSILALMAYDRYLAICRPLEYHSVMTKHKVVLLVCFSRLVPWFCQTIVTIMTSLLQLCDSHIDKLYCANWSIVKLSCNSITANNIVGYIVILFYFCHDVFIMCSYVPLLKSAVKSRDGRKKFTQTCVPHLFCLLNVTVALLFDLMYARYGSPSMSAGVKNFMALQFLLFPPILNPLIYGLKLTQVRNRLLNVFKGKG
- the LOC130535409 gene encoding olfactory receptor 5AN1-like — its product is MINLHVVMDNASEVMIFTLSGFNSIVNYRFTLFAITFVCYCVIVQVNVTLIVAIIVDKSLHEPMYIFLCNLCINSLYGTAAFYPKFLIDILSTSHVISYAGCLVQSFAVNSSACADFSLLVLMAYDRYVAICRPLVYHSVMNPQRVSALVFAAWILPLGQIFITTTSTSTLTLCGSHLVRMYCINYVIRRLECTISITTAFFSVFIITFYFCHFLLVTYSYFYIMRTCLTGKEERMKFLQTCLPHLMSFIIVAMCLLFDVLHVRLRSEKMSESAQNFIAIQFLLFPPLINPLIYGLKLTKVRNRIERFLCRKS